CCTAGACCACCATTATTTTTCTGAGTGCAGATGTTTGACCATTTTACCCAGTGCATTTTCCTGTGGTCAGTGGTGCTACCCCACCAGAAGTTGCATATCATCTTTTCTAGTTGGTCACATATCCCTTTAGGAATAAGGAAGCAACTCATAAGGTAGGTAGGGATAGCCTGAGCCACTGCTTTGATTAGGGTACTTCTGCCAGCAAAAGACAAGTTCTTTTCCTTCCAGCCTTTGAGCTTCTGccatattttttcctttatgtgGTTAAAAATCTGCTTCTTTGATCTTCCATACACAATAGGCATGCCTAGATACTTAGAAAAATGCTCAGGAGTCTCGCGGttcagatatttttttttctttccttcatTAATTTCGTACATACATATTGCACAGTATATAGTATCTACACGTAAACTTACATGTACAACTTTTTTCGGTTATGTTATTCATTGCACAGCTTTGATCgggacaaaaaatattaattgtgcAAAGTAATGAAAattggcattttaaaattcttaTGTAAATGTACTTATGTGAAATAAATGTCAAAAGCATATGAGAAGAGGAAGAATGGTAGCATGCCACGTGTACATGTTCATTTCATCAAACCCtcccaaataatataataataatagatttgtgggaaaaaataaaaaagcaaataaAAGTAGAGTTCGTGAAATTTTCGTGAAATggtgttcgcgataaataacaCTTCTCGAGTTAGCATAATGTTCACAAGAGAACAATCCTGAAAATTGAAAAGAGATATAAAGATGTACTAATTCGATAAGTTTTGGAGAGAGCtgaaataaattatgaaaattatatatagaaatttttttcaatttgcaCAAATAAAATCATGTATAATTTTAAGTGAGTGCTATAATTTTTTGGCGTAAACCGGGTACCCTCTGCGCGCAAGTGCAGAGACTAATCCTCGAGCCTTTTGGGACCCAAATGGGTGGCAAACACTCCCTAAAagttttaacactgctgcatgcCCAAGtcagggatcgaacccaggaccttggttaagctagaagagatctgcgtcatctcatctaagtgctcttgggtgtgagtgctataattttaatatgatgCGTCAATTAAATTTGatggttattattaatagttctcgtttctcataataataataataataataataatagtgaaaAGACAATAAAACATTTATACTGTcataacaataaaaacaattatcCACCTTAAAATTAGATAATTCAGTTggtaggacattgcattatatatgcaggggtcgTAATTCGAACTCCGATTatctcacttatccactttaggtgaaatttctaaccaccgAACTACttcaccaaaaaagaaaaaacaattatttatttcctTAATTGTAATGTGTACACAAATTATTTAAGACACTTAAAAAGAACAGAACCTATAATGTTAAGTTTTTAATTAACGGTCAACATTTTATTTCCCAACATAAAGattccaataaaaaaatttcccatatttttgttttttttcaattaacGTGAATAAGTTAGAAAGATCTTACATACGAATCTTCAACTTTAATTTTGAACCGAAGGAGTAATGTTGAAGGAAGCAAGAAAGAAGATGAGGAAAAGGCTTTGAAGCAAGATTATAAGATAAGTACAATCACATTTAAAGATAAactcattaaaaaattatcaatgaaGCTACTTGTCACATGCTTAATTATAACATTAGTATCTTCAAATGTTAATGTTCATCCATCTTAAATTTTTAAAGACATTTAATAAAGAACAACACCagtaatgttatttttaaattaaaaaattttggttttgtcaaaaaaaaaattaaaaaaattttgtcaaatatttttataacagTTTTCTATGCACCCAATTAATGTCAATAAGTCAGAGAGATCCAAAGAATCTTCAACTTTGGTTTTGAACTGAAGGAGCAAAGAATCCAGAAATAAGTGCAAAAGGCTTTGAAGGAAGATGATAAGCACAAATACATCCAAtcttataattaatttggacgTGTTGCCTTTTAAAATATGGCCAAAAGCATTTTTATTCCAAGATTTaagacttattattattattattattattattattattattattattattattattattattattattattattattattattactggGGTAAGTCGCGGATTAGCTCgttttctttaagacgtttcgtagcactgcccaaaattgtgcaagtaGACTATCAACCACACCGTCCCCATTATAAAACGGCCTAGTTCAACTGTATACTGAGTTGCTACTACACTGCAAATCGGGCAAAGAAAACACCGTtggtgtaaaataactttacactgtcGGTATGCATGTGTAAATTACCTTTAGATCGacggtataaaaattaaactcttataatttaatttaattacaccgtcagtgtaaaataactttacaccgtcAGTGTGTAAAAATACCTTTACAACGACAGTGCATAAAAATTACACTctttttacaatttaatttatttacaccgtcggtgtgtGTAAAATACCTTTACACCGACGAAGTAAAATGACTTTATAACGACAGtgcataaaaattaaactctttttataatttaatttatttacacCGTcggtttaaaataaaaattaaactctgataaattaatttatttacacCGTcggtttaaaataaaaattaaactctttgataatttaatttatttacacCCCcggtgtaaaataactttacacctaCACCAGCTGTGTGTGTAAAATAcatttacactgacggtgtaaaacaccgacggtgtaaaatattttacactctttttataatttaatttatttacacCGTCaggataaaataattttacaccgtcaatgtATAAAATacctttacaccgacggtgcataaaaattaaactatttttataatttaatttatttacaccgttaatttaaaataaaaattaaactcttttataatttaataattttacactgttgatgtaaaataactttacaccaactttaaatacaaattaattttttttttacaatggtgacaaattttattgtgtttgatttgacTCTTGAACATGAAAAGAAGTCTTTTCCATATACTACCAATAAACAAAGTGTctctattattttttcattttcaaacaaACATCATGAAAGCTTTCAGTTTCCACACCCTCCAAACactctttctcttttctctctcaACTTCAACCATTTTCTTATCAATCTCTGTTTCTTCTTCTGATACCTTAACAACAACCCAAATCCTTAAACTCAACGAAACCCTTTTGTCACCAACAGGAATTTTCCAACTCAGTTTCTTTTCCTACGACAATTTTTCCTGGTTCCTAGGAATACGTTActgttgggattgattgcaatgtaagtctcaaattgctaatgaagaaaaagtaGAAGGTTACaaaatagctattgaaagtcccacatcgcttagaattgtgaagcaagggggaaatcaaagctatatatctttttgcttttctcttatgctctttgtttaagagtatttgagttgtagttcaaatatttactttaaagagtgtgggtgtattgggggccaagggaaggttgagggtataatctatgtgttgtaacaattttcacatagtgtttattctctggttgtcggttttgacaacgaccgtggttttttctccgatttggagtttccacATTATATTCTTGCGTTGTTGATTGCGtttctttattttctctatgccggtttttcccaacagcTACAACATCGACCATGATAACAGACAAGTGGTTTGGGTTGCAAACAGAAACACCCCAATTCAAAATCCCAATTCTTTCCTCAAATTAACCGACACAGGAAACCTTATTATCATCGATCAATCCAATAAAACCATTTGGGCCACcgaaaaaatcaataaaaattcaacCTTTAACAAAAACCCAATTCTTCAACTTTTGGATTCTGGGAATTTGGTTGTATCAGAATCACCAAATGAAAACGACCCAACAAAGTTTTTATGGCAAAGTTTCGATTTTCCAACAGATACTTTGTTACCTGGTATGAAACTTGGTTGGAATTTTGACACAAACACAGAAACACACATAAACTCATGGAAAGTAACAGATCAAGATTCTTCAATTGGAGATATATCTTTCAAGATGGATTATCATGGTGTTCCAGAAATTTTTCTTTGGAATAGAAATAGAAGAATTTATAGAAGTGGACCATGGAATGGTAAAAGATTCAGTGGTGTACCTGAGATGCAACCAGTTActgattcaattcaattcagttTTGTTCAAAATGAACATGAAGTTTATTATACATTTTCAATTGGGAATGAATCATTGTTTTCAAAACTCAGTGTAGATTCATTAGGTGAACTTCACAGACTTACATGGATACATAGTagaaaaatttggactaaattttgGTATGCACCAAAAGATCAATGTGATAATTATAAAGAGTGTGGTCCATTTGGTATATGTGATACAAATGCTTCACCTGTTTGTAATTGTATTAAAGGGTTTCATCCAAAGAATCATCAAGCTTGGAATTTGAGAGATTCTAAGTTCGAATTTTGATCCATACATATGATTCTGAGTTCTTTAACTAGTGTCCAAAAATATTGGTGCCATACTCATGAATAGTTTGAGAAAATTGAGAGTGTACTAAAATTAAGCAGTTTTAGCTTTTGGAATATAATGAGTTGGAAATTTGgaatttgttttgttgttgttggccgGTGGGTTTCTTTTGAATGATGACAAGTCATAGACTCATAATAATGATCCATGTTCTCTTCAATGTTTTGTTTGGGTCTCATTGCTTCCTAGTTTTAAACTTTTTAGTTGTTACATTATTTGACACGGTTGTTTTCTCTCCAAAGATATGAAACGTTAATGTGGCAAAGTTATCAAAAGTTTTAAAGAAACGTTTTACACGACATCCGGATTTAGATTCACTATGATCCGCaattttacattataattattttgatcgGTGATTTAAAATCGAACggtttgaatttaaaatatagttttatATAGTAAATCAATCTCAACTGTTGATCAGATATCATACGTCTCAGATCAGTTACATCACCATACTGTAATTGTGGGAAATCCACCTCCCACTACACCCAATTGTGAATGAAATTAACCACCATGCCACATCAATATTGAAGTAGTATATCGACTTCGAGTCTAATGTGACTCCTCGATCATGTATGATTGATGATTCATGTCCTCTTTCGTCAAGTCtagtaaattatttttcttaaataatgtcttttttattttattttatatgaattgtGATAATTTTGTCCTAGAAAAAAATATAGTGGATTAAGGATAGTGAACATTTACTAATGCAATTATATTAAACATATAGGATAACactataaaagtaaaaaaataaataattagtaCATTCTAACAAATGTGACTTTTTAACACTAAAAATAgctcaaaatattttttattagtatgtgCATGGAAATAAATAGGGAGTCCTAGTTTATTTGTCTTCTTCTCCACATATGAACAACTTTCCAATTCCAATCCATACGTTAGAAATGGTTGATAAAGACAAA
This genomic interval from Trifolium pratense cultivar HEN17-A07 linkage group LG6, ARS_RC_1.1, whole genome shotgun sequence contains the following:
- the LOC123892003 gene encoding receptor-like serine/threonine-protein kinase SD1-8 encodes the protein MPVFPNSYNIDHDNRQVVWVANRNTPIQNPNSFLKLTDTGNLIIIDQSNKTIWATEKINKNSTFNKNPILQLLDSGNLVVSESPNENDPTKFLWQSFDFPTDTLLPGMKLGWNFDTNTETHINSWKVTDQDSSIGDISFKMDYHGVPEIFLWNRNRRIYRSGPWNGKRFSGVPEMQPVTDSIQFSFVQNEHEVYYTFSIGNESLFSKLSVDSLGELHRLTWIHSRKIWTKFWYAPKDQCDNYKECGPFGICDTNASPVCNCIKGFHPKNHQAWNLRDSKFEF